The nucleotide sequence TCTCAAGCGCTTCGCCTGCCTCCTCGGCCATGCGGAAATAAGAGAGCGTATGCCTGGGCAACAACAGAACGCCGATCCGGTTCGGACCGCTGATCTGACACCGATGGATCGATACGTTCTGGATGCCGTTGCGCGGATTGCGAGCGATCAGCAGGCCTGCCGTGATATAGGGTCCGCTGTCGCGCTCGTTGTGCTTCGGGATTGGTAGCTGCCTGAGAAGGTCCACCTCGTTGTGGACGATTTCCTGAACCGGGCCGCTGCTCACTTCGCGGCTCGGCAGAGGATCGCGCGCCGCAGCAAGGAAGCGCCCCAGCAACTGATCGGCGCCGACACCAATGGATTCGGCGACCCAGTCCCGCGCTGCGAACAGATTGGCGACCACGGGGATGTCGTGCCCGCCGGGCTTTGGAAACAGCACCGCGCGGTCGCGCTCCAGCCGCTTCGAAATGGCGGCAAGCTCATCGGCGAGTTCCACGCCCTCGCGGGCGACAGCAAGCTTGCCGCGCTCGGCAAGGTGGGCGAGCCAGGAGCGCAAGTCCTTCGGCGCGTCCGCCGCAGCGGTTCTAGCCAGGTTATCGGTCTGCATGATGCGATCTTTCCGTGGTCTTCTGCAGGCGTTCAGGGAGCAATTTTTCGTGGCGAACGACGCTTGAGCGCCTCGTCCTCACCCCAGCGGCGCACGACGCCGATGTCGACATCGAACAGGTCGAGCACGCGCCCGACGGTGTGTTCGACCAAGTCCTCCAGACTGTCGGGCTTGGCGTAGAACGCCGGCACGGGAGGCGCGATGATCGCCCCGATTTCAGAAAGCGCGGTCATGGTGCGCAGGTGACCCGTATGCAGCGGTGTTTCGCGCACCATCAACACGAGTCGGCGCTTCTCCTTGAGGACGACATCGGCAGCTCGCGTCAGCAGCGTCGTGGTGACGCCGGAGGCGATTTCCGACATTGACCGCATCGAACAGGGAGCGACGATCATGCCCGCTGTGCGAAAAGAACCGCTGGAGATCGAGGCAGCCATATCGTCAATGGCATGGTTGAAATGGGCGAGCGCCCTCACCTCGGAGATCTTCAAGTCGGTCTCGTAGGCAAAAGTCTGCTCGGCCGTCCTCGACATCACTAGGTGCGTCTCGATGCCGGCATTTCGAAGCAACTGCAGCAGCCGCACACCGTAAGCCACGCCCGAGGCCCCGGAGATACCGATAATCAACCGCGTGGGTGCGCGATCCTGCATCGCCTTCACTCCCTGTTTCGCGATGCCCGCGACGCCAGGCGTTTGCAGCGCGAGATGATTGCTATTGCCTGAACCGCGTGGCGCTCCGGCCCCGGACCACCCGCGTCCGGTCGTTTGAAGGAAGCGTAAAGGCAAGCTAATATCAGCACAAATAATGATTGATGATATACTCGATCATTCGGAGTGATGAGACGGCCGATGCGGAGCCGGCCCGTCGCCCGACAGGGGGAGACGTCGATGGAATTCAGGCAGATCCAATATTTCCTTTGTCTGGCGGAAGAAAAAAGTGTCACCCGCGCGGCGCGCCAGCTCAATATCGTACAGCCGGCGCTCAGCATGCAGATCGCCAAGCTCGAGGCCGAGCTTGGTCAAAAGCTGTTCGAGCGCAGCAGCCATGGAATGACACTGACGGTCGCAGGCGAAGCGTTCTGCCGGCTCGTTTCGCCGATCGCTCGCGATGTCGAATATGCCAAACAGGAAATGGCGCGGCTAAACGGCCGCATTTCCGGCCGGGTATCGGCCGGACTGATCACCTCGGTGGCACAAAGCACCATGGCGAGTTCGTCCGCAACCGTGGCACATCTCTATCCGGAGATCACGCTCTCGGTCTGCGAGGGCTACACCGAGACATTGACCGACTGGGTGAATTCCGGGCTGCTCGACTTTGCGCTGATCAACGTGCCGCGTCGGCGCGTTTCACTCGCGGCGCATCATGTCATGGACGAGGAAATGGTATTCGTCTGTCGAAAGGATGCGCCGACCAAGCCGCCGGCGAACCTGCGGTTCGGGCATCTGGCCGAGTTCGACCTGGTCATGCCGTCGAAGCGGCACGGCTTGCGCATGATCCTGGAGGAGCACGCTGCCGCGGCGGGCATCGAATTGCGGCCGCGGCTCGAACTCGACACCCTGCCCGCTCTCTGCGATGTGGTTGCCACCACGAACCTTGTGTCGGTACTACCGACGATCGCGCTGCAGCAATCGCTGGCAGATGGCAGGGTCAAGGCGCATCGCTTTGCCGAGCCGCGGATCGTCCGGTCGATCGCCTGGGTTCATCATCCGCGCCGAATGGTGTCCGCGGCTGCGCGGGCAGTACTCGATATCATTCGTCACGACCTGGTCGAGGCCGCGACATCGGCGAGCAACTACATCCAGCCGGTTTCGGAAACGACTGCACGGCACCGGAGCCCACGGCGCGCCAAGTCACGGTCGGTGCGTTCCTGATATCACTGGAAGCTATCGCATTCATCATCGGTAATTATTTGCGGAGATGACACGCCGCACTCTATGAGAGAGCCCTGCACAACGGGGACAGTTCTCATGACAGGCGATCTTCGCATCTCCTCGCCGCGCGCGCGCAGCTGGGGCGCCGGCAGCGGAACGAACCCTGAGGATCGCCTGCGGCAACGCCTGCCAGCGCTTGACGATATTGAGCGCTGCGCCCGCCGCCGTATCCCGCGCTTTGCCTTCGACTTCCTCGAAGGCGGCACGGGAGGCGATCTGAACACGCGGCACAATCGAGAAGCGCTCGATGTCGTGGAACTGGTGCCGCGCTACGGCAGTCCGGCTGCCGTGCAGACGGAGGTTGACCTGTTCGGCGTCCGTTGCGCCGCGCCGATCGGCATTTCTCCCGTCGGGGTCGACGGCATCATCTGGCCCGGCGCCACGCGGATTCTCGCGAGCGCCGCCGGCAAGGCACGAATTCCTTATATCGCCGGCACGCTGGCCACCGCTGCGATCGAAGAGGTCGCCGAGCTTGCCGGCCCCTATGCCTGGTTCCAACTCTATGGATTGCCCGCCAACGACCACGCCGTCACCTTCGATCTGATCAAGCGGGCGGATGCTGCCGGCGTGCGGGTGCTGGCCGCAACACTGGATGCACCGGTCCGCTCCAAACGGCCGCGCGACCTGCGCAACGGTTTGGTGGTCCCGTTCCGGCCCACGCCAAAGACGATCCTGGATGTCGCGCTGTCGCCGTCGTGGCTGCTCGCGCTCGCTACCGCGGGGACCCCGGCCTTTCGCAACATGGAGCGCTATGTTGAACAGCCGGCGACGCTGGCGAACACGGCCGGCTTTGTGCAGACCCAGATCAAGGGCACGTTTTCGTGGGAAGTGCTGAAACGGATGCGGGATGCCTGGCCGGGGGCGCTGGTCGTGAAGGGTGTCATGCATCCCGACGATGCCGAGATGGCCATTGCAGCGGGAGTGGACGGCATCCTGGTTTCCAATCACGGCGGCCGGCAATTCGATGCAGCGCCTGCCGCGATCGATGTCCTGCCCGCGATTGTTGCATCCGTTGGCAGCAGAGCCACTATCCTGTTCGACAGCGGCATCCGCTCAGGCCTCGATGTTGCACGCGCCATCGCGCTCGGCGCCCGCGGCACATTTGCCGGCCGCGCTTTCCTTCTCGGCCTCGGTGCGCTCGGCGAGCGAGGCGCCTCCTATGTGGCCGGACTGTTGAAGGAAGAGCTGGAAACCGCAATGGGGCAATTGGGCGCGCATTCTCTCGAAGCATTAGCGCAACTGACATGTCGCCATCGGGGCGCTTTCGATTTTGCCTGAGTGCGCGACACGTCGCCGGCGAACGGTTGGCGTCTTAGATCGAGCCTATTCGCCGCAGAACCGCAATCGACAGCCTGGCCAGCTCACCCGACTACGCTTTTTGAGACACTTTGGTAAGTCGCGAGACTCGACGGGATCGAGGCGCGTCCGTTACTTGCTCAGAATTGGACCTCAAGTGCACCCAAGTGCGCCAGGAGGAGACGTTCGGGTACGCGTCGTGTGCCACATGGACAGGGCTGTCCGGGTGGTCACGGTCCGCCAGCCCCTCACCCATTGAGGACGCCAATGCTATCTCGCTCTACTGCCATTGCGCTTTGCACATTGTCAGCTCTCTTCATGCACGGTGCTTCGGCAACCGCAGACAATTATCCCTCCCGCCAGATTACGTTGGTGGTGCCTTTTCCGGCTGGGGGCGCAAGTGACGCCATCACGCGTATCCTTGCCGACAAGTTGGGAGAGTCTCTCCGCAGCACCATTGTGGTCGAAAACAAGGGAGGCGCCGGCGGCAACATCGGCACTCACAGCGTGGCGAGGGCTGCTCCGGATGGTTACACGCTGCTGCTGAGCTCTTCAGGTCCGCTCGCGGTCAACAAGACATTGACGGCAGATCTTCCCTATGATCCGGAGACTGCCTTCGAGCCGATCTCGTTGATCTCGACGATGCCCAATGTTCTGGTCGTCAATCCGAACAAGATTCCCGCATCCAACGTGCAAGAATTCATCGATTTTGCGAAGGCGAGCCCAGAGCAGATATCATTTTCGTCGATCGGCAATGGAAGCTCGCAACATCTTGCTGGCGTGCTGTTCGAGCGCCGGACAGGAACGCGTTTGATTCATGTCCCCTACCGTGGGGCCGGCCAACTTACCGTCGATCTTGTTTCGGGCGACGTGCCGGCCAGCTTTCAGCTCATACCCAACATTGCAAGCCAGTTGCAGGCTGGTCAGATAAAGCCACTCGCGGTGACGAGCAAGCAACGCAGCAAGGTCCTTCCGAATGTCCCCACGATGGCGGAAGCGGGAATTTCGGATCTGGAATCCTTTGCATGGTTCGGCCTGCTCGTTCCGAAGGGAACGCCAAAGCCAATTGTCGATCGACTGCATGGCGAGGTGGTCAAGATCATGTCCGATCCGGCGGTGCAGAAACGGATGATCGATATCGGAGCCGATCCGGTCTACACAAGCCAGGCCGAATTCAAGGCTCTGATCTCGTCGGAAGTGATCAAATGGCGCAATCTCATCAAGGAAGCCGGCATTTCCAGCAACTGACGACAATGGCCCTGCCCGAATCTGCTGCTCGTCGGCGCAGGCTGACAGATCATGGCTACAAGATGACTAGCTGGATGGCCGCCTCAATTGTCCCGTCGAATCTGCAAGACCGCCGAGGTAATGCGCGGCTTCCGTGATGTCGGCGACGATCTCGCTTCCCGCGCGATCAGCGTCACCCGCCATGATCGCCTTCAGCGCGGCAGTGTGGTGATCCCATCCTTTCAAGAGCACGACATATTCGGGAATCACGAAGGACAGCACCGGTCCGCAGCGCAGCCACATGTTCTCGATGGTCTCGACCAGCAGCGGGATCCCCGACATCGCGTAAATCCCGAAATGAAATTTCCGATGATGCTCGAGATAGCTTTCGAGCTTTCGCGCCTTGATCAGCGACTGCATTGTCGCCAGCCGCTCCTCAAGACGGCGAAGCGCGGCAGCATCATGTCGATGCACGGCGGCTTCGCGCGCCGCACGTCCTTCGAGCGCGCAGCGCACCACCGTAAGATCTGCCAGTTCCTTGCGTGTCAGGTTTGGCACGATCGCCGAATTGCGCGGTCCCTGCTGCAGTACGCCCTGCGCCACCAGACGGGTGAGCGCGTCGCGTACAGGCGTGATCGACGTCCCAAAACTTTCGGCCAGCGCGCGCAAGGTCAGGACCGTGCCGGGCTCGAACCGCCCGGCCAACAACGCATCGCGCAACTGCGCGTGCGCGAGATCCCACAGCGGCTCGCGTTCGATTCGCTTCAATGACGTTGTCATCGGACGCTCGCTATCGCAGCGCGCAACATGGCGCAAATCCCTCGCAAGGCGGCCTATTGACCACCAGATGTTGTTTATTATAACAAACAACAAAACGGGAGGAAACAAGAATGCTCAAATCACCAGCGATTATTCTGGCGTGGGCGCTGGCCGCGTTTCAGGCCACCGCTGCCCAGGCCCAGACCGCCTATCCGGCGCGAGACATCACCTTGATCGTGCCCTGGAATGCCGGCGGCTCGAACGACGTCGCAGCACGGGCGCTGGATCCGATCCTGCGAGAGCACGGCATCAAGATCGTGATCGAGAACGTGGTCGGCGCCACCGGCACGATCGGCATGCGCCGGGTGGCGAGCGCCGCCCCCGACGGCTACACCATCGGCATGGGCACCAGTTCGACGCTGGCGCTGATCGCGCAGGGCAAGACGCCGCTCACCAATGCGCAGTTCACCCACATCGCCCGCGTCTCCACCGATCCGCTGATCCTGCTGGTGCCGACGAAGGCCGAGCAGAAATCGCTCGACGATTTCATCAAGCTCATGAAGGCCAATCCCGACAAAGTCACGATCGGCACGCCCGGCAACTACAATCTCAACCACATCTTCGCGTCGATGACCGCGCGCGCCGCAGGCGTCAACTATGTCAACGTGCCCTACACCGGCGGATCGAAGGTGGTCGCCGACCTGCTCGGCGGGCACGTCGCTTCCGGCGTGCTCAAGCCGTCGGAAACGCTCGGGCAGATTCAGGAAGGCCTGCTCAAGCCGATCGGTGTCTTCGCCAACGAACGGCTGGAGATGTTTCCGGATGTGCCGACCTTCAAGGACAAGGGATACGACGTGTTCCCCTACGGCCCGGTCGTCCAGATGGCCTATGTGGTCGCGCCGGCCAACCTGCCCGCCGATGTCAGAACCAAGCTGATCACTGCGTTTCGCGCAGCGATCCAGGATCCGCGCTTCAAGGAATTTTCCAAAAAGAACGCGTTCCTCGTCGACGACCTGACCGGCGATGCCCTGACCAAGGAAGTGGACAGCGTCGCCGCCGCGCTCGGCACGGTGGCAGCGCAGGTCTTCCCGAAGGACCAGAAAGAATAAGCGGCGGCATCGCCGCTCTCCCTGTTCCCCGCATTCCAGACAAAGGCCACGCGCTTGCCCATCAAGAAAATCACCTGTCACGTCGTTGCGGCCCCGGTGCAGCGGCCCTTCACCTCCTCGCGCGGCTGGCTCTACAAGACCCGCGGCACTTGCCTGGTCGAGATCGAGACCGATGACGGCATCGTCGGCTGGGGCGAATGCTACGGCCCTTCCGCCGTCGCCAAGGCCTTCATCGACACCCAACTAGCGCCGCGCGTGATCGGCCGTGATCCGTTCGACGTCGAAGTGATCTGGGAAGACCTCTATAACCGGATCAAGGATTACGGCCCGAAGGGCATGTCGATCGCCGCCATCAGCGGCATCGACATCGCGCTGTGGGACATCGTCGGCAAGGCCTGCAACAAGCCGGTTCACAAACTGATCGGCGGCGCGTTCCGCACCGAAGTCGATGCCTATGCCACCGGACTCTACTTCACCGACATGAACCGGCTGGTCGACGAGGCCGTCGAGGAAGCATCGGGTTACGTCAGGAAAGGCTTCAAGGCGATCAAGATGAAGATCGGCCTCGGCGCGATCAAGCGCGATTTCGATCGCGTCAAGGCGGTGCGCGAGGCCATCGGCCCCGACGTCAAGCTAATGGTCGACGCCAATCATTGCCTCACCGTTCCCGCCGCGATCCGGCTTGGCCGCAGACTGGAGGAACTGGATATCGAGTGGTTCGAGGAGCCGATCTCGCCGGAGGACATCGACGGTTATGTCGAGGTATCGCGGGCGCTCGACATGGCCGTGGCGGGCGGCGAGAATGAATTCACCCGCTGGGGTTTTCGCGACGCCATCGTGCGCAAGGCGATGGACATCGTGCAACCGGACGTCTGCGCGGCGGGCGGCATCACCGAATGCAAGAAGATCGCGGCGCTTGCCTCGACGCATGGCGTGGAATGCGTGCCGCATGCGTGGGGCTCCGCGGTCGGTATCGCCGCCACCATCCACTTCCTGGCGTCGATACCGAACCAGCCGCCAAGCCTGTTTCCAATGCCGCCGATGCTGGAATTCGAGCAGGAGGAAAATCCGTTCCGCGATCATCTGGCCGTCGTGCCGATCAACCAGGTCAAGGGCACGATTGCGGTTCCGACCGGCGCCGGCCTCGGCATCGAGATCGATCGCGGCGTGATCGACCGCTACCGCGTCGCCTGAAGTGGTTACCGCATTATGAAATTTGTCAGCTTCAGCGCGCAGGGTTTTGTTCGCGCAGGCGTGCTGCTCGGCGATGGCGCCGACGCGAGCGACCAGGTCGTCGATCTCGCGCATCCGTCGATGCGCGAGGCGCTGCGAGGCACCGCGCCGCAGATGCTGGCCTTGATCGAGGCTGGCCTCGCGGGCGCCGTGGTACGCATCGGCGCCCACGGTTTGGCAGAGGACGCAAGACTTCCAGTCACCTCGGTCACGCTGACGGCACCGCTGCCCGAGCCGCGACGTATCTTCGGCATTGCGCATAACTACCGCGATGCACTGGTCGAGCGCGGCATGGCGCCGCCGGACAAGCCGGTGCTGTTCATGAAAGCGCCGCGAACGATTACCGGACCCGGACAGTTGGTCGTGCTGCCGGCAGGAATCGGCGGCGTCACCTATGAAGCCGAACTTGCCGCCGTGATCGGCTCCCGCGCCGAAAACGTCGGCAAGGACCGGGCACTCGATCACGTCGTTGGCTATGGCTGCTTTAACGACATCAGCGCCAGCGAGATCATCAAGGCAGACAGCCATTTCGACCGCGGCAAGAATTTTGCCACGTTCGGGCCGTTCGGCCCGTATCTCGCATCACGCGACGAAGTGAAGGACCCTCACGCGCTTTCGGTGTCGCTGAAGGTCGACGGCCGCATGCTGCAGTCCGGGTCGACGCGGGACATGCTGTTCGACGTAGCCGATCTCGTCTCCTATCTGTCCAGCTTGCAGGCGCTCGAGCCCGGCGACATCATCGCCACCGGTACACCGGCCGGCGTGGCCGCCCTGCACAAGCCGCCGGCGTGGCTCAAACCAGGCTCGACTGTCGAAGTTGAGGTCGAAGGCCTCGGACGCCTGCACAATCCGATTATCGAGGGACCTGCGCCAGATGCCTGACAAACCGATCGTCCTGCTGACCAATGCGATACATCCCGATGGCGAAGCGATCCTCGCACCGCATGTCAGCCTGATCGTCCCGCCCGACGCACGGCCGGAAACTTTGCGCGAATGGGCCAGGGATGCCGACGGCATCATCGTGCGCGCCAAGCTGCCCGACGATATTATTGGACATGCGCCGCGCCTGAAAGGGATCGTCCGGCACGGCGTCGGTCTCGACTTCATCCCGGTCGCCGCCGCCACCGCGCGCGGCATCGCGGTGGCCAATTTGCCGGGAAGCAACACCAACGCGGTGGCCGAATATGTGATGTCGGCCTTGATGCATCTGCGCCGGCCGCTGCAGCGGGTGGACGGATGCCTGCGCAGCGAAGGCTGGGCGGCTTCGCGCGCGGCCGCGGACGGCCTAACCGAATTGAGCGGGTCAGCGCTCGGCATCCTCGGCGTCGGCACGATCGGCCGCCGCATCGCAAATATCGCCCGCGACGGCTTCGGGATGACGGTCCTCGGCACCTCGCGCCGCAAGGGATCGCTGCCTGCCGCCATCCAGGAAGTCTCGCTCGAAGACCTGTTCGCACGCAGCGACGCAATCGCGGTCTGCTGCGCGCTGACCGACGAGACCCGCGGCCTGGTCAGCCGCGATCTTATCGCCCGGATGCGGCCGTCCGCCGTGCTGGTGAATGTCTCGCGCGGCGCCGTGATCGAGACCCCCGCCCTCGTCGATGCGCTGCGATCGGAGAAGATCCGCGGTGCGGCGCTCGACGTGTTCGACGTGCAGCCCTTGCCGTCGAACGATGTTCTGTTCGATTGTCCGAACCTGCTGCTGACGCCCCACACCGCGGGGATCACCGCCACCAGCGGCCACGCGATGGCCGTCGGCTCGGCCGAGGAAATGCTTCGTATCCTGCGCGGCGAAGCGCCGCTCAATCTCGTTAATCCCGCCTACAAGGCGGCATGAGGTCCAACATGCGCATTACATCGATCAAGGCGGTTCCGATCTCCTATCGCGTACCGGAAGGCCAGAACGTCCGACTGGGCATCGGCCGCGCGGTCAAGCGCGACGCTGTGCTGGTGAAGGTCTCCACGGATGAAGGCCTGACCGGATGGGGCGAGGCCCATCATGGCCGCTGCCCCGGCGCGATCGCCAAACTGATCGACACCACGATCTCCGAACTCGTCATCGGTATGGATGCGATGAACGTCGTCGGTGTCTGGCAGCGCGTCTACCAGATGCAGCTGGCGAGCCACGGCATGGGTTATGCCGCAGCGATGGCCTTGAGCGGCCTCGATCTCGCGCTGTGGGATATCAGGGCCAAGACGGCCGGCTGGCCGCTGTACCAGTTGCTCGGCGGCGCCTCAAAACCGATCAAGGCCTATGCCGGCGGCATCTCGCTCGGCTACCAGCCGCCGGCCTCGCTGGCGCAGGAGGCACTCGGCTACGTCGCCAACGGCTACAAGGCGATAAAACTGCGCGTCGGCGACAATCCGCGCGACGATGTAGCCCGCGCCACCGCGGTGCGCGAAGCGGTCGGCGACGTCATCGAGATCCTGGTCGACGCCAACACCGGCTACACCGTCGACGACGTGCGCCGGGTGATGCCGGCCTATGATGAGCTCGGGATCGGCTGGCTCGAGGAGCCGTTCCCGGCGCAGGATTATCGTTCCTACCAGACCGGCGCATCGCTCGGCACCACACCGATCGCGGCCGGCGAAAACCATTACACCCGCTTCGAGTTCACCCGCCTGATCGAGGAAGGCGCCGTCAGTTTTGTGCAGCCGGATCTGTCGAAGACCGGCGGCGTCACCGAAACCATGCGGATTGCAGCGATGGCTTCGGCTTGGAAGCTGTCGTTCAATCCGCACACCTCGGCGACCGGCATCAACATGGCCGCGACCATCAACGTGCTCGCGGCCGTCGATCTCCCCGGATACTTCGAAGGCGATGTCGCCAGACACAACCCGTTCCGCGACGAGGTCGGTGGCGCCCCCTACACGCTTGACGCCGACGGATGCGTCAAGCCGTCGGAAATGCCCGGGCTTGGCGTCGAGATCGATGAAGCCTTCATCAACGCCCATCCGCTGATCGAGGGACCTTGCTATGTCTGAAACGCAGCGGGCTGAAGTCACGTCGAGCGCACGCCGTCTTGTTCACTTCGCCTGCCGCGCTCTCCTCGCTCTTGTGGTCGGCACCACCGCCGCATCGGCGCAGACCGCCTCAACACCTGTCGACCCGGACAACTACCCGAGCCGGACCATCCGCTACGTCGTTCCCTACCCGCCCGGCGGATTCAATGACACGCTGGCGCGGATTGCATCGCAAAAGCTCGCCGAAGCCTGGGGCGTTCCCGTCGTGGTCGAGAACCGGCCGGGTGGCGGCACGCTGATTGGCACCGAATCCGTCGCCAAGGCCGCGCCTGACGGTTACACCCTGCTCGGCGTGGCTTTCCCCTTCGGCACCAATCCCAGCATCTACAAGAATCTGCCCTACGATACGGTGAAGGATTTCACGCCGCTGATCTTTGCGGGTCAGACGCAAAATCTTCTCGTCATCAGACCCTCGATGCCGATCAACTCCATCACGGAGCTGATCGACTACGCCAGGAAGAATCCCGGCAAGATCAGCTATGGTTCCGCCGGCGTCGGCTCGTCCAACCATCTCTCGATGGAGCTGTTCAAGAGCATGGCCGGGATCGACATCGTGCACGTACCCTACAAGGGGAGCGCGCCGATGGTAAACGACCTGCTCGGCGGGCACATCGATACCGCCTTCGACAATACCCCCAACGTATTGCCCCAGGTCAATGCCGAAAAATTGCGCGCGCTTGGCGTCAGCAGCAAGACGCGCGCGGCGCTCGCCGGAAATGTACCGACGGTGTCGGAGGCAGGTGTTCCCGGATACGAGGTTACCGTGTGGTTCGGCATCGTAGGGCCGGCAGGCATGCGGTCGGAGATCGTGCGCAAACTGAACGCCGAGCTGAATGCGATCTTCGCGATGGACGATGTGAAGCGCAGGTTTGCCGAACAAGGCGTCGAGCCCGTCGGAGGAATGCCGGCTCGATTCACGGATCATATTCGCGCGGAAATTCAGAAGTGGGCCAAGGT is from Bradyrhizobium sp. AZCC 2176 and encodes:
- a CDS encoding UbiX family flavin prenyltransferase, with the translated sequence MQDRAPTRLIIGISGASGVAYGVRLLQLLRNAGIETHLVMSRTAEQTFAYETDLKISEVRALAHFNHAIDDMAASISSGSFRTAGMIVAPCSMRSMSEIASGVTTTLLTRAADVVLKEKRRLVLMVRETPLHTGHLRTMTALSEIGAIIAPPVPAFYAKPDSLEDLVEHTVGRVLDLFDVDIGVVRRWGEDEALKRRSPRKIAP
- a CDS encoding LysR family transcriptional regulator, translated to MEFRQIQYFLCLAEEKSVTRAARQLNIVQPALSMQIAKLEAELGQKLFERSSHGMTLTVAGEAFCRLVSPIARDVEYAKQEMARLNGRISGRVSAGLITSVAQSTMASSSATVAHLYPEITLSVCEGYTETLTDWVNSGLLDFALINVPRRRVSLAAHHVMDEEMVFVCRKDAPTKPPANLRFGHLAEFDLVMPSKRHGLRMILEEHAAAAGIELRPRLELDTLPALCDVVATTNLVSVLPTIALQQSLADGRVKAHRFAEPRIVRSIAWVHHPRRMVSAAARAVLDIIRHDLVEAATSASNYIQPVSETTARHRSPRRAKSRSVRS
- a CDS encoding alpha-hydroxy acid oxidase, with the translated sequence MTGDLRISSPRARSWGAGSGTNPEDRLRQRLPALDDIERCARRRIPRFAFDFLEGGTGGDLNTRHNREALDVVELVPRYGSPAAVQTEVDLFGVRCAAPIGISPVGVDGIIWPGATRILASAAGKARIPYIAGTLATAAIEEVAELAGPYAWFQLYGLPANDHAVTFDLIKRADAAGVRVLAATLDAPVRSKRPRDLRNGLVVPFRPTPKTILDVALSPSWLLALATAGTPAFRNMERYVEQPATLANTAGFVQTQIKGTFSWEVLKRMRDAWPGALVVKGVMHPDDAEMAIAAGVDGILVSNHGGRQFDAAPAAIDVLPAIVASVGSRATILFDSGIRSGLDVARAIALGARGTFAGRAFLLGLGALGERGASYVAGLLKEELETAMGQLGAHSLEALAQLTCRHRGAFDFA
- a CDS encoding Bug family tripartite tricarboxylate transporter substrate binding protein: MRTPMLSRSTAIALCTLSALFMHGASATADNYPSRQITLVVPFPAGGASDAITRILADKLGESLRSTIVVENKGGAGGNIGTHSVARAAPDGYTLLLSSSGPLAVNKTLTADLPYDPETAFEPISLISTMPNVLVVNPNKIPASNVQEFIDFAKASPEQISFSSIGNGSSQHLAGVLFERRTGTRLIHVPYRGAGQLTVDLVSGDVPASFQLIPNIASQLQAGQIKPLAVTSKQRSKVLPNVPTMAEAGISDLESFAWFGLLVPKGTPKPIVDRLHGEVVKIMSDPAVQKRMIDIGADPVYTSQAEFKALISSEVIKWRNLIKEAGISSN
- a CDS encoding GntR family transcriptional regulator, translated to MTTSLKRIEREPLWDLAHAQLRDALLAGRFEPGTVLTLRALAESFGTSITPVRDALTRLVAQGVLQQGPRNSAIVPNLTRKELADLTVVRCALEGRAAREAAVHRHDAAALRRLEERLATMQSLIKARKLESYLEHHRKFHFGIYAMSGIPLLVETIENMWLRCGPVLSFVIPEYVVLLKGWDHHTAALKAIMAGDADRAGSEIVADITEAAHYLGGLADSTGQLRRPSS
- a CDS encoding Bug family tripartite tricarboxylate transporter substrate binding protein, which gives rise to MLKSPAIILAWALAAFQATAAQAQTAYPARDITLIVPWNAGGSNDVAARALDPILREHGIKIVIENVVGATGTIGMRRVASAAPDGYTIGMGTSSTLALIAQGKTPLTNAQFTHIARVSTDPLILLVPTKAEQKSLDDFIKLMKANPDKVTIGTPGNYNLNHIFASMTARAAGVNYVNVPYTGGSKVVADLLGGHVASGVLKPSETLGQIQEGLLKPIGVFANERLEMFPDVPTFKDKGYDVFPYGPVVQMAYVVAPANLPADVRTKLITAFRAAIQDPRFKEFSKKNAFLVDDLTGDALTKEVDSVAAALGTVAAQVFPKDQKE
- a CDS encoding mandelate racemase/muconate lactonizing enzyme family protein — its product is MPIKKITCHVVAAPVQRPFTSSRGWLYKTRGTCLVEIETDDGIVGWGECYGPSAVAKAFIDTQLAPRVIGRDPFDVEVIWEDLYNRIKDYGPKGMSIAAISGIDIALWDIVGKACNKPVHKLIGGAFRTEVDAYATGLYFTDMNRLVDEAVEEASGYVRKGFKAIKMKIGLGAIKRDFDRVKAVREAIGPDVKLMVDANHCLTVPAAIRLGRRLEELDIEWFEEPISPEDIDGYVEVSRALDMAVAGGENEFTRWGFRDAIVRKAMDIVQPDVCAAGGITECKKIAALASTHGVECVPHAWGSAVGIAATIHFLASIPNQPPSLFPMPPMLEFEQEENPFRDHLAVVPINQVKGTIAVPTGAGLGIEIDRGVIDRYRVA
- a CDS encoding fumarylacetoacetate hydrolase family protein; this encodes MKFVSFSAQGFVRAGVLLGDGADASDQVVDLAHPSMREALRGTAPQMLALIEAGLAGAVVRIGAHGLAEDARLPVTSVTLTAPLPEPRRIFGIAHNYRDALVERGMAPPDKPVLFMKAPRTITGPGQLVVLPAGIGGVTYEAELAAVIGSRAENVGKDRALDHVVGYGCFNDISASEIIKADSHFDRGKNFATFGPFGPYLASRDEVKDPHALSVSLKVDGRMLQSGSTRDMLFDVADLVSYLSSLQALEPGDIIATGTPAGVAALHKPPAWLKPGSTVEVEVEGLGRLHNPIIEGPAPDA
- a CDS encoding NAD(P)-dependent oxidoreductase, which gives rise to MPDKPIVLLTNAIHPDGEAILAPHVSLIVPPDARPETLREWARDADGIIVRAKLPDDIIGHAPRLKGIVRHGVGLDFIPVAAATARGIAVANLPGSNTNAVAEYVMSALMHLRRPLQRVDGCLRSEGWAASRAAADGLTELSGSALGILGVGTIGRRIANIARDGFGMTVLGTSRRKGSLPAAIQEVSLEDLFARSDAIAVCCALTDETRGLVSRDLIARMRPSAVLVNVSRGAVIETPALVDALRSEKIRGAALDVFDVQPLPSNDVLFDCPNLLLTPHTAGITATSGHAMAVGSAEEMLRILRGEAPLNLVNPAYKAA